From the Chitinolyticbacter meiyuanensis genome, one window contains:
- a CDS encoding H-NS histone family protein, translated as MRDSHDDKTLQLDVGETPKKRGRPALGDKPMTAAERKAKSRLQAKRTALSIDLDNLKTLSDEQLLYLMRNMVGIASRARLAWAEYGRRHEILVFDPSDAVRAQIQSLKAAESRLQKAIEVTVTKEAPAPGKPNKVTGTKEKKDEAAPPVQERLPMADLIREAKTRGKFATVTNSKPTQKNKAAVTKTPAAKYQHPTEANATWSGRGKKPQWVIDWMASGKSLEALESK; from the coding sequence ATGCGTGACAGTCACGATGACAAAACACTGCAGCTAGATGTGGGCGAAACACCAAAGAAACGCGGTAGGCCAGCACTGGGCGATAAGCCAATGACTGCTGCTGAGCGCAAAGCCAAATCCCGACTTCAAGCAAAGCGCACAGCCTTGAGCATCGACCTCGATAACTTGAAAACCTTAAGCGATGAACAACTCCTTTACCTAATGAGAAACATGGTAGGCATAGCTAGTCGCGCCAGGCTTGCATGGGCCGAATATGGTCGCCGTCACGAAATCCTTGTTTTCGATCCTAGCGATGCGGTGCGAGCTCAGATACAGAGCCTGAAGGCAGCGGAAAGCAGACTTCAAAAAGCTATCGAGGTGACTGTCACAAAAGAAGCGCCCGCTCCTGGAAAGCCGAATAAAGTGACTGGCACAAAAGAAAAGAAGGACGAAGCGGCCCCACCAGTGCAAGAACGCCTGCCGATGGCAGACTTGATCCGCGAAGCAAAGACGCGAGGTAAATTCGCGACTGTCACTAATTCAAAGCCTACACAGAAGAATAAAGCGGCAGTCACTAAAACGCCCGCTGCAAAGTACCAGCATCCTACCGAGGCAAACGCCACGTGGAGCGGGCGAGGGAAGAAGCCTCAATGGGTTATCGACTGGATGGCATCAGGTAAATCGCTCGAGGCTCTCGAGAGCAAATGA
- a CDS encoding zonular occludens toxin domain-containing protein translates to MITLITGQPGAGKTLYTLWYVNQMAEKEGRQVYYSGISDLKLPWLELDKAEDWHKLPPGAIIVIDECQRVFRPRANGSQVPEHVSKCETHRHNGHDLFLITQGPRLLDGNVRPLVGRHVHVMRAFGMHAANLNEWAQVKLNCDTSRADAVKTKWGYPKEVFSYYKSAEMHTHKRRIPPRVFFLLLLPFVLAGLIWTATKYLNRLQNPQAAEVAEGQAMPAGYTPQQTAMAKPELSWIEKQQPRLDGLPHTAPAYDDLAKPQQIPAPQACVTIGDRCKCYTNQATPIQMDDDLCRNIVANGIFLPHLAPDQQQTQQQQQQLQPVEHGGASV, encoded by the coding sequence ATGATTACGCTCATTACTGGACAGCCCGGCGCTGGGAAAACGCTATATACGCTCTGGTATGTGAACCAGATGGCCGAAAAAGAGGGTCGGCAGGTTTATTACTCCGGGATCTCGGATCTCAAGTTGCCGTGGCTTGAGCTCGACAAAGCCGAGGATTGGCACAAGCTACCGCCCGGCGCCATCATCGTCATTGATGAGTGCCAGCGCGTGTTTCGGCCCCGTGCCAATGGATCGCAAGTGCCCGAGCATGTCTCCAAGTGCGAAACGCACCGTCACAATGGCCACGATCTGTTTCTGATCACGCAAGGCCCGCGCCTACTCGATGGCAACGTGCGGCCGCTCGTGGGGCGCCACGTCCATGTCATGCGGGCCTTTGGCATGCATGCCGCTAACCTCAACGAATGGGCTCAAGTAAAGCTCAACTGCGATACCTCCCGCGCCGATGCCGTCAAAACCAAGTGGGGATACCCGAAGGAGGTATTTAGCTATTACAAGTCGGCTGAGATGCACACGCATAAGCGCCGTATACCGCCCCGCGTCTTCTTCCTGCTGCTACTGCCGTTCGTGCTGGCCGGGCTGATCTGGACTGCCACCAAGTACCTAAACCGCTTGCAGAATCCTCAAGCTGCCGAAGTGGCGGAAGGGCAAGCAATGCCTGCCGGCTACACACCCCAGCAGACCGCCATGGCAAAGCCAGAGCTGTCGTGGATCGAGAAACAGCAGCCGCGCCTGGACGGGCTCCCGCACACCGCCCCGGCCTACGACGACTTGGCCAAGCCGCAGCAGATTCCGGCGCCTCAGGCATGCGTCACCATCGGCGACCGCTGCAAGTGCTACACCAATCAAGCCACGCCGATTCAGATGGACGATGACTTGTGCCGCAACATCGTCGCTAATGGCATCTTCCTGCCGCACCTTGCACCGGATCAGCAGCAGACGCAGCAGCAGCAGCAGCAGCTACAACCAGTTGAGCACGGCGGGGCATCGGTATGA
- a CDS encoding recombinase family protein, with translation MLIGYARVSTDHQVTDVQRRELQRVGCKVIYEETRSGATMRRPELRAMLERLQPGDVVLVYKLDRIARSLKDLLTIIEHIEDSGAEFKSLTEIIDTTQPSGRMILQILGAFAEFEKELTRERTKAGLKAAKERGVRLGRERVLSDDEAAKIVALWSNGSFNKLQLSRKFNISRRTISRAIDRANREAQPELFAHVLAGD, from the coding sequence GTTAGCACTGATCATCAAGTAACTGACGTCCAACGTCGGGAATTGCAGCGTGTTGGCTGCAAAGTCATCTACGAAGAAACGCGATCAGGCGCCACCATGCGCCGACCAGAACTAAGAGCAATGCTTGAACGTCTCCAGCCCGGGGACGTTGTTCTAGTCTACAAGCTGGATCGCATCGCACGATCCCTGAAAGACCTGCTGACCATCATCGAGCACATCGAGGACTCGGGAGCAGAGTTCAAATCCCTGACCGAAATCATCGACACCACCCAGCCATCGGGACGCATGATCCTACAAATCCTCGGGGCATTTGCCGAGTTCGAGAAAGAGCTAACCCGGGAACGCACGAAAGCTGGACTAAAGGCAGCCAAAGAGCGCGGTGTCCGGCTAGGCCGAGAGCGTGTGCTATCCGACGATGAGGCTGCAAAGATAGTAGCGCTATGGTCTAACGGATCATTCAACAAGCTGCAGCTATCCCGCAAATTCAACATATCTCGCCGAACCATCAGCAGAGCAATTGACCGCGCTAACCGCGAAGCTCAACCCGAGCTGTTCGCCCATGTCCTGGCCGGGGATTAA
- a CDS encoding DUF2523 domain-containing protein produces MPVPLLAVFVPALVGALASAAGTIIGRAIIAMGVGVVTYTGLRTGLDSIFNNVKSVISGAPPGVLQVLGVMKLDVVLSIVFSAIVARMVLNGLTGETVKKWVTK; encoded by the coding sequence GTTCCCGCCCTTGTTGGCGCCCTTGCCAGTGCTGCTGGCACGATTATCGGTCGCGCCATTATTGCAATGGGTGTTGGCGTCGTGACTTATACCGGCCTGCGCACTGGTCTGGATAGCATATTCAACAACGTCAAATCCGTGATTTCAGGTGCGCCGCCGGGTGTTTTACAGGTGCTCGGCGTGATGAAGCTCGACGTCGTGCTTTCTATTGTCTTTTCGGCCATCGTCGCGCGAATGGTACTCAACGGCCTGACCGGCGAAACCGTTAAAAAGTGGGTGACTAAATGA